TTCTCGCCCATCTGGATGATCGTGGAATTGACTCTCTTGATCATCTTGTCGCTACCCATTATGATGCCGATCATATTGGTGGCCATGCAATGATTGTTGAGGAATTTGGGCAAGACAGGATTGGAACGGCATACTGTCCCTCTCAAAAAGGCGTCAACACAAAGAACTCTAAGACAAAGAGCCGGTATAAAGATGCGCTTAAAGCAAATAACCTTGAGGAGATAGCGCTTCACGAAGGGGATTCAATCAATGTTGACGGAATCACTGTGGAGGTGTTGAATCCATCTCCAGAGATAAATAGTAAAAAACAAAACCAAAACAGTCTCGCTCTTCAAGCCACCTACGATGAAAAGAGCGTTCTACTCACGGGAGATGTTGAAGGTGAGGCTGAAACCCGATTAGTCGAAGAGCATGCTGATCAACTCAGTACTGTTGATAGTCTCAAGGTGACCCACCACGGGGCAGAAAATGGAACAGATTCCGAATCACTTGCCCACACACAGCCGGACTCACTGATTATCTCCAGTGGACTGGACAATCGGTATACGACAGAGAAAAACGACTACGATGCGCATCCCCACGACGAGACGCTTAAACGAATCTCCGATCATGAGGATGACATCGATTGCTACTGGACCGCATACCACGGGACGACAAGCCTCCGCATCGAAGACGGTGAGCTACAAATTGAGGCAGCCCACGGCCAGCAAGCGCTCTCAGAAGTCGACCTAGCCGCCCTAAAATACTACGGGCGAGAGCACGATCTCGACAATGAGCAACTGGCCGAGATTGAGGAGTTCCCGTTTGCTGATTTACCAGGGGAGACGCCCAAGTGGGCATGTGAGGCTCCCATTGTCGACACGAGTCAGGCATTGTCACAAGTAGCAGACAACGAGACCGAAACGGAACAGACAGCGCCCCAGACCGAGCAGATAGCGGAGGCCGACGTTGGTGGGATGAACCAGTCCATCAGTGAGAGAATAGATAACGCCACAGACCAAAACGATCTCGAGGGAGCCACCCTCCACGTCACTCCCACCGAGAACACCGATGTCGACGCTTCGTTTAGCGAGGGCGATATCACCCTGTCGATCGCCGATGACGCACAGACGACAGACGGTACCAAAGTTGACATATCACCAAGTGATGATGACTTCGAACTATCGACAGGCGACGATGGGACACTCACAGTAGCGCTTGACGAAGCTACTGGCACTACGATGGAAGTTTCTCCGGGGGCGGAGGATGACGCTGACTTCTCGTTTGGAGATGATCTGACGCTCGCGTTCGATGATAGTGAGGTTCGGGTCTCGCCTGGAGAGGAGGACATTCAGCTGCGTCCCGGCGACGACGGTGCCGTTCAGATGGCTGTTGGCGACGGGTACCTCACCAACGAGCCGAGCAACGACCCGGCGACAGACCAAACCACCGGCGCGACGGGTCTCGATGATACCGAAGAAACGGAACGAGACGAAGCAACAGCGTCAAAGGACACCAAGGAAGCAGCTAACGGATTAGCTACCGAGGCAGTACCTAACGAGAGCACGGACAACGAACCCCAAGAGCCAGAAGAGGGAGTGACAGCGGCCGGAGCAAACGGAGACGACTCATCCGGCGAGTCCGACGTGGATGAGCACACCGTGGACAAGCCTAGCAGCCTTCCACGGTGGATGGATCTCGACTACGATGGTCTCGTATCGTCCGTGGACTCGAACAGTAAATGGGTGGATTCGAAGCCCCCCAAATTTGCCGATCCATGGCTGACAGCGCCGGAACGAGAATCTGACGAACGTACGAACGGGCGTGACCGTGCCACTGAGACCACGCCCCAATCCAATGATGAAAGAAATGCAGACCGCGACGATGCTGACCCCACCCTAACTGACAGTGGACCCAGCAGCGGTGATCCCAGTATCGGATAGGTCTCCGTCACTTTGGTGGATGGCTGGAGAGCATCATGCGTCTCAGTCGTGATCAGTTGGTACAGGCGATCGCTGTTCCTCTGTGGACTCACCCGGTTCGAGTGCTTTTCTCGAAGACTTCTCAGGCAGCGCCGTAGCATCACTACCACTGGCTGGATCAGCTGGCTTGAGCACACTCTCGACGAATTCTCGCGTCGTATCATTCAACATCGAGATATACCCATGCAACCACCCGGCTTGTTTCACGACCACACCCACGCCGGGATCCCAACGGCGGATTTCGCCCGTTGAGAAGGGATGTTCCTCGACCTCCTTGACCTCGCGGCGCTTGCGGTCCCA
The sequence above is drawn from the Halocatena salina genome and encodes:
- a CDS encoding MBL fold metallo-hydrolase, which gives rise to MGARNDTDGLRVDVIDVGQGESILLEGPTGETMLIDSGDYRDRGEQVLAHLDDRGIDSLDHLVATHYDADHIGGHAMIVEEFGQDRIGTAYCPSQKGVNTKNSKTKSRYKDALKANNLEEIALHEGDSINVDGITVEVLNPSPEINSKKQNQNSLALQATYDEKSVLLTGDVEGEAETRLVEEHADQLSTVDSLKVTHHGAENGTDSESLAHTQPDSLIISSGLDNRYTTEKNDYDAHPHDETLKRISDHEDDIDCYWTAYHGTTSLRIEDGELQIEAAHGQQALSEVDLAALKYYGREHDLDNEQLAEIEEFPFADLPGETPKWACEAPIVDTSQALSQVADNETETEQTAPQTEQIAEADVGGMNQSISERIDNATDQNDLEGATLHVTPTENTDVDASFSEGDITLSIADDAQTTDGTKVDISPSDDDFELSTGDDGTLTVALDEATGTTMEVSPGAEDDADFSFGDDLTLAFDDSEVRVSPGEEDIQLRPGDDGAVQMAVGDGYLTNEPSNDPATDQTTGATGLDDTEETERDEATASKDTKEAANGLATEAVPNESTDNEPQEPEEGVTAAGANGDDSSGESDVDEHTVDKPSSLPRWMDLDYDGLVSSVDSNSKWVDSKPPKFADPWLTAPERESDERTNGRDRATETTPQSNDERNADRDDADPTLTDSGPSSGDPSIG